From the Perca flavescens isolate YP-PL-M2 chromosome 21, PFLA_1.0, whole genome shotgun sequence genome, one window contains:
- the lhpp gene encoding phospholysine phosphohistidine inorganic pyrophosphate phosphatase isoform X3, protein MADTGWPGCSKSLKGVILDMCGVLYESGEGDGVAIPGSIEAVKKLKASDLQLRFCTNETQATREKFVAKLQRLGFDISVSEVFSPAPAAVAVLKERALRPHLLVYDGLLPEFDSVDKTNPNCVVIGDAAEQFSYQNLNEAFSVLIGLENPMLFSLGQGRYYKETDGLKLDVGVYMKALEYACDLKAEVVGKPSPTFFQSVLNDMGLQPHEAQ, encoded by the exons ATGGCTGACACGGGCTGGCCAGGCTGTTCGAAGAGTTTGAAAGGTGTAATATTGGACATGTGTGGTGTTTTATATGAGAGCGGGGAGGGCGACGGGGTTGCCATTCCTGGTTCGATTGAAGCTGTAAAAAA ACTGAAGGCATCTGACCTGCAGCTGCGCTTCTGCACCAATGAGACCCAGGCCACCAGAGAGAAGTTTGTAGCCAAGCTCCAAAGACTGGGCTTTGACATCTCCGTGTCTGAGGTCTTCTCTCCTGCTCCTGCAGCCGTAGCTGTCCTGAAGGAGAGGGCTTTACGGCCTCACCTGCTGGTGTATGATG GACTTCTCCCTGAGTTTGACAGTGTTGACAAGACCAACCCAAACTGTGTGGTGATAGGAGACGCAGCTGAACAATTTTCCTACCAGAACCTAAACGAGGCATTCAGTGTCCTTATAGGACTGGAGAATCCAATGCTGTTCTCTTTGGGCCAAGG GAGGTACTACAAGGAGACAGATGGTTTGAAACTGGATGTCGGGGTGTACATGAAGGCTCTGGAG TATGCCTGTGATTTAAAGGCTGAAGTAGTTGGAAAGCCATCCCCAACATTCTTCCAGAGTGTTCTCAATGACATGGGGCTTCAACCACATGAG